A genomic stretch from Desulfotignum balticum DSM 7044 includes:
- a CDS encoding 4Fe-4S dicluster domain-containing protein, whose product MIKRSFFALSKPGLTCDLLEPDPEAPQKIDIPALLTLLLPEPLDGSRDALIQKGDPVKKGQKLQLYKDSIDYAVSPVSGTIKSIDTFTADDFSGLRTRIAIEKDTQAADKIKYPEMKQALSFAAQHLNHLPGAPPFARLARTKVPVNTLIIMVSDTDLLTTTSQYMGTAHAATLQKGVQILKQITKVPKIYLVLPDRLQDRARFDSLTLLPARLNYPETLPAMIMKNHLDKILPAGKTPEEMGICFIRAEAVVSLARAFETKGPVFEKCITLIDKTGARHRLEAVIGTPLGQIFSQLGIQINEMDRIVIGGPMQGFATFTPHHPVTPDMDTILVQDRKTITPLSDNNCVNCGKCIQICPADIPVNLLVRFLQAGQYEAAADKCDLEACIDCGLCAYVCTSQIALSQYIRLGKHELHKLRADV is encoded by the coding sequence ATGATTAAACGATCTTTCTTTGCGCTGTCCAAACCCGGGTTGACCTGTGACCTGCTGGAACCCGATCCTGAAGCGCCCCAAAAAATCGATATACCCGCCCTTTTGACACTTCTGTTACCCGAACCCCTTGACGGGTCCCGGGACGCTTTGATCCAGAAAGGTGATCCCGTCAAAAAAGGGCAGAAACTTCAACTGTATAAAGACAGCATTGATTATGCGGTTTCACCGGTATCAGGCACCATAAAATCCATTGATACATTCACTGCCGATGATTTCAGCGGTCTGCGCACCCGCATTGCCATAGAAAAAGACACACAGGCTGCCGACAAGATTAAATATCCGGAAATGAAACAAGCGTTGTCCTTTGCGGCCCAGCATCTGAATCACCTGCCGGGAGCGCCCCCGTTCGCCCGTCTTGCCCGGACCAAAGTCCCTGTCAATACCCTGATCATCATGGTGTCAGACACGGACCTGCTGACCACTACTTCCCAGTATATGGGCACAGCCCACGCCGCAACACTGCAAAAAGGGGTACAGATCCTCAAACAGATCACAAAGGTGCCCAAGATATATCTGGTCCTGCCGGACAGGCTTCAGGACCGTGCCCGATTCGACAGCCTGACCCTGTTGCCGGCGCGTTTGAATTACCCGGAAACCCTGCCCGCCATGATCATGAAAAATCATCTGGACAAAATTCTGCCGGCCGGCAAAACCCCCGAGGAAATGGGCATCTGTTTTATCCGGGCCGAAGCCGTGGTTTCTCTGGCCCGGGCGTTTGAAACCAAGGGCCCGGTGTTTGAAAAATGTATCACCCTGATTGACAAAACCGGAGCCCGCCACAGGCTTGAAGCGGTGATCGGTACCCCGCTGGGCCAAATTTTCAGCCAGCTGGGCATTCAGATCAATGAAATGGACCGCATTGTCATTGGGGGGCCCATGCAGGGTTTTGCCACATTCACCCCCCACCACCCGGTCACACCGGATATGGACACGATTCTGGTCCAGGACCGGAAAACCATTACCCCGCTGTCAGACAACAACTGTGTCAACTGCGGCAAATGCATCCAGATTTGTCCGGCCGACATACCGGTCAATCTGCTGGTCCGGTTTCTCCAGGCCGGACAGTATGAGGCCGCTGCTGATAAATGCGACCTCGAGGCCTGTATCGACTGTGGATTATGTGCCTATGTCTGTACCTCACAGATCGCATTGTCCCAGTATATCCGGCTGGGAAAACACGAACTGCACAAACTGCGAGCAGATGTTTAA
- a CDS encoding cytochrome c3 family protein: MTSQPHLKFAVLILTVLLITGIVCYAAFSPPAPVDPVRIMFQTDAGKVLFTHQTHTEDYYLDCLDCHHNIDDDETYNCSDCHEETGDDYMPSRTDALHETCIGCHADYGAGPVDCNACHVL, from the coding sequence ATGACATCACAACCACATCTGAAGTTTGCGGTCTTGATCTTGACTGTTTTGCTGATCACAGGGATCGTCTGTTACGCTGCTTTCTCCCCTCCTGCACCGGTAGATCCGGTTCGCATCATGTTTCAAACCGATGCCGGCAAAGTCCTGTTCACCCACCAGACACACACGGAGGACTATTATCTGGATTGTCTGGACTGTCATCACAACATTGATGATGACGAGACCTACAATTGCAGTGACTGCCATGAGGAGACCGGAGACGATTACATGCCGTCAAGAACGGATGCCCTTCACGAGACATGCATCGGGTGCCATGCGGATTACGGCGCAGGACCGGTCGATTGCAATGCATGTCATGTGCTTTAA
- a CDS encoding SoxR reducing system RseC family protein: protein MITEQGIVTRATPDVALIKTNRTAACEVCSAKDSCGTIHRGKEMTVEVPNTLGVETGDSVLIGMQTKSALLLTFLIYVVPILCLVAGALTGDALGPLLRINASFAAMVLGFSFFGIAFVILHKKSAAMNQKSEFKPVLIRKTKPVTAPACKPSSK, encoded by the coding sequence ATGATTACTGAACAGGGCATTGTCACCCGGGCCACTCCGGATGTGGCACTGATTAAAACCAACCGGACCGCAGCCTGTGAGGTCTGCTCGGCCAAAGACAGTTGCGGCACCATCCACCGGGGCAAAGAGATGACTGTGGAGGTCCCCAACACATTAGGGGTCGAAACCGGAGATTCCGTGCTGATCGGCATGCAGACAAAATCCGCGCTGCTGCTGACCTTTCTGATCTATGTTGTCCCGATTCTCTGCCTGGTCGCCGGTGCATTGACCGGTGATGCCTTGGGCCCTTTACTTCGGATCAATGCGTCATTTGCCGCCATGGTATTGGGTTTTTCTTTTTTCGGCATCGCTTTTGTCATTCTTCACAAAAAATCGGCGGCAATGAATCAAAAAAGTGAATTCAAACCCGTGCTGATCCGCAAGACAAAGCCGGTGACAGCGCCCGCCTGCAAGCCGTCTTCAAAATAA